The following proteins come from a genomic window of Thermoproteus sp.:
- a CDS encoding ABC transporter substrate-binding protein, with amino-acid sequence MRTSVIVGIIVVVLVIAILAAILATRPSAPPAASTTSPTVTQTATGTTAPSTTTTGPATITFYTWWAGLERFAVDAVIGNFTKIYGINVEKTAVPGGAGVNAKIAILTLIQAGKPPAAFQVHCGPEMISYIYAAPNGANSFVNMTPVAQQIGLIQQAPGVAWACSLNGGMFSLPVDVHRANLIMYNKHLLDKIGASVPTTVQDLLAVCQKASAAGIPCLVLGGADQFTLLQTWENIFLAVGGPYKFMQFLYGTLPPNDPSIIQATQLYLNLTKYLSPDWTGVDWTGAVADVVQGKALAHVDGDWAVGLIHNVYPNVTMCTVDNITPNCDIIFAPFPGTQGVYSLVIDSVAVPVGPEANYGVLFAKFFAGPQGQMIFNPIKGSIATYKNISTSIYPTPVQQWEAQQYRTARFYVFSLTHGGLFSDVWQNLLQQVVVLTQTGRADLWYNTVAKALATEKQEWSGWYMGFPNNKFWGNATST; translated from the coding sequence ATGCGCACCTCAGTAATTGTGGGTATAATAGTTGTGGTTCTAGTAATAGCCATATTGGCGGCGATTCTGGCCACGAGGCCGTCGGCCCCGCCGGCGGCCTCCACTACGTCGCCGACTGTCACACAGACTGCGACGGGCACCACAGCGCCGAGCACGACCACAACAGGTCCCGCCACGATAACTTTCTACACCTGGTGGGCAGGCCTGGAGAGATTCGCCGTAGATGCAGTGATAGGCAACTTCACTAAGATATACGGCATAAACGTCGAAAAGACCGCCGTGCCGGGCGGCGCTGGCGTAAACGCCAAAATAGCGATACTCACCCTGATACAGGCCGGGAAGCCTCCGGCGGCGTTCCAAGTCCACTGCGGCCCCGAGATGATCAGCTATATCTACGCCGCCCCCAACGGGGCGAATAGCTTCGTCAACATGACCCCCGTGGCGCAACAAATCGGCCTAATACAGCAAGCCCCCGGCGTGGCTTGGGCGTGTTCTCTCAACGGAGGCATGTTCTCGCTACCGGTGGACGTCCATAGGGCCAATTTGATAATGTACAATAAGCACCTATTGGACAAGATAGGCGCCTCCGTCCCCACTACCGTACAAGACCTATTGGCCGTATGCCAAAAGGCCTCTGCGGCCGGCATACCCTGTCTAGTGTTGGGAGGGGCCGATCAATTCACCTTATTGCAGACTTGGGAGAACATCTTCCTGGCCGTTGGAGGTCCCTATAAGTTCATGCAATTCCTATACGGCACTCTGCCGCCTAACGACCCCTCGATAATACAAGCCACCCAGCTCTATCTCAACCTAACTAAGTACCTATCCCCCGATTGGACTGGCGTCGATTGGACCGGCGCGGTGGCCGACGTGGTGCAAGGCAAGGCGTTGGCCCACGTAGACGGCGATTGGGCAGTCGGCTTGATACACAACGTATACCCCAACGTGACCATGTGCACTGTAGACAACATAACGCCTAATTGCGATATAATATTTGCGCCGTTCCCCGGCACTCAGGGAGTCTACAGCTTGGTGATAGACTCCGTGGCCGTGCCCGTAGGCCCCGAGGCCAACTACGGAGTGTTATTCGCCAAGTTCTTCGCCGGGCCGCAAGGGCAAATGATATTCAACCCCATAAAGGGCTCTATAGCCACCTATAAGAACATAAGCACTTCGATCTACCCCACTCCGGTACAACAATGGGAGGCCCAACAATACAGAACCGCGAGGTTCTACGTCTTCTCGTTGACCCACGGAGGTTTGTTCTCGGACGTATGGCAGAACTTATTACAACAAGTCGTCGTCTTGACTCAGACAGGGAGGGCCGACTTGTGGTATAACACTGTCGCCAAGGCCCTCGCCACCGAGAAGCAAGAATGGAGCGGATGGTACATGGGATTCCCCAACAATAAGTTCTGGGGCAACGCCACATCTACCTAA
- a CDS encoding sugar ABC transporter permease, producing MFSDPDFTSSLVRTLLWVVVLVGAGNLMALLIASAIYNLESARARNIATAFYIYPLAVSLVASGIIWRWLFDIDRGIDAVLNVKIFWLQGNNAFWSTALVSVWVYTGLGVLFYLAMFYNVDKSQIESAYIDGANTLHIMLRVVVPQSRQALIIATVFYTLFAIQMFDLPYTMLFLNPFVMTLVIYTFFKFATLYFATASATAIVILALSAAIVVPYSTIGFKRWLKI from the coding sequence TTGTTTTCAGATCCCGACTTCACCTCGTCGCTCGTCAGGACGTTGTTGTGGGTCGTCGTGTTGGTAGGCGCGGGCAACCTAATGGCCTTATTGATAGCCTCGGCCATATACAACCTAGAGAGCGCTCGGGCTCGCAACATAGCGACTGCCTTCTACATATATCCGCTAGCGGTTTCGTTGGTGGCTTCGGGGATAATATGGCGTTGGCTTTTCGACATAGATAGGGGAATAGATGCGGTCCTCAACGTGAAGATCTTTTGGCTACAGGGCAACAACGCCTTTTGGAGCACCGCGTTGGTGTCGGTGTGGGTCTATACCGGCCTCGGCGTTCTGTTCTACCTCGCTATGTTCTACAACGTAGATAAATCGCAAATTGAAAGCGCCTATATCGACGGGGCCAATACGCTACATATAATGTTGAGAGTCGTAGTGCCCCAATCCAGACAGGCCTTAATCATAGCAACGGTGTTTTATACCCTCTTCGCCATACAGATGTTCGATCTGCCCTACACGATGTTGTTCCTAAACCCCTTCGTCATGACGTTAGTGATATACACATTCTTCAAATTTGCCACTCTATATTTCGCGACGGCCAGCGCGACGGCTATCGTGATCTTAGCGCTTTCGGCGGCGATAGTGGTGCCGTATTCCACAATAGGCTTTAAGAGGTGGTTGAAGATATGA
- a CDS encoding carbohydrate ABC transporter permease translates to MRARVVAAYAIIIVVGVLWALPLYAMVVGSLKNLSEVMSSPVLSPPTAIDISSLVSASELLAVPLANTAVVVIPVALVATLVGALGAYALLRLVGALRDGLVIAIAVATYLPYQVTLVPLVDFMKAIGLYNTLWGLALAFSIFYVPFATLMMYIFMTALPRQVIEAAEIDGASEFTLFRRVVLPLMGPGYVSTAIFLTIQGWNNLFIPLVLTRGYTKHVMLTLFSFTGQTGNVYNQMYAAALVASLPPLLVFVALGRYFIRGLLALGTGGKA, encoded by the coding sequence ATGAGGGCCCGAGTAGTCGCCGCCTACGCGATAATTATCGTCGTCGGCGTGTTGTGGGCGCTTCCGCTATACGCCATGGTGGTGGGGTCGCTTAAAAACCTCTCCGAGGTCATGTCCAGCCCGGTCCTCTCGCCTCCGACTGCCATCGATATAAGCAGTTTGGTATCTGCAAGCGAGCTTCTGGCGGTCCCGCTGGCTAATACGGCCGTCGTTGTGATCCCAGTGGCGCTCGTGGCGACTCTAGTGGGCGCGTTGGGCGCATACGCCCTACTGAGACTAGTGGGGGCCCTGAGGGACGGACTCGTGATAGCCATAGCGGTGGCGACCTATCTGCCCTACCAAGTCACGTTGGTGCCCCTAGTGGATTTCATGAAGGCCATAGGGCTTTACAATACGCTTTGGGGACTGGCGCTGGCCTTCTCGATATTCTACGTGCCTTTTGCCACTCTCATGATGTATATATTTATGACGGCCCTGCCCAGACAAGTGATAGAGGCCGCCGAGATAGACGGCGCCTCCGAGTTCACACTATTTAGGCGCGTCGTATTGCCGTTGATGGGGCCCGGCTACGTCTCCACTGCGATATTTCTGACAATACAGGGATGGAACAACCTATTCATACCGCTGGTCCTAACTAGAGGATATACAAAACACGTAATGTTGACGTTATTCAGCTTCACGGGGCAGACGGGCAACGTTTACAACCAGATGTATGCAGCGGCGCTAGTGGCGTCCCTACCCCCGCTATTGGTATTCGTGGCCCTGGGCCGTTACTTCATAAGAGGGCTATTGGCCTTAGGCACTGGAGGAAAAGCCTAG
- the tpiA gene encoding triose-phosphate isomerase yields the protein MRLPILIVNFKAYREAAGRRAVELAKAAERAAKELGVNIAVAPSHLELALVAQSVEIPVYAQGVDVESSGAYTAHVPLENTKEAGARGVILNHSEAPLKLNDLAKYVEKAKALGLDVVVCAPDPRTSLAAAALEPHAVAVEPPELIGTGRAVSKYKPETVIKTVELVSAHFPQVAVITGAGIESGEDVAAALKLGTKGVLLASAAVKAKDPYQKILELAGPLRL from the coding sequence ATGCGCCTCCCGATACTAATAGTGAACTTCAAGGCGTATAGAGAGGCGGCTGGCAGGAGGGCGGTAGAGCTGGCCAAGGCCGCCGAGAGGGCCGCCAAGGAGCTGGGCGTCAACATAGCCGTGGCCCCGAGCCATTTGGAGCTGGCCCTAGTGGCCCAGTCTGTGGAGATACCGGTATATGCCCAGGGGGTCGATGTGGAGTCGTCGGGCGCATATACGGCCCACGTGCCTCTAGAGAACACAAAGGAGGCCGGAGCGAGGGGCGTGATCCTCAACCACAGCGAGGCCCCCCTCAAGCTCAACGACCTGGCCAAATACGTGGAGAAGGCGAAGGCGTTGGGGCTCGACGTCGTCGTCTGCGCGCCGGATCCCCGCACCTCCCTCGCGGCGGCCGCCTTGGAGCCTCACGCCGTGGCTGTGGAGCCGCCCGAGCTGATAGGCACGGGCCGCGCCGTGTCTAAATACAAGCCCGAGACCGTGATCAAGACCGTGGAGCTGGTCTCTGCCCACTTCCCGCAAGTGGCGGTCATCACAGGCGCCGGAATCGAGAGTGGCGAGGACGTAGCGGCGGCCCTCAAGCTGGGGACTAAGGGCGTCCTGTTGGCCAGCGCCGCCGTCAAGGCAAAAGATCCCTACCAGAAAATTCTCGAGCTGGCGGGCCCTCTAAGGCTCTAG
- a CDS encoding PaREP1 family protein — translation MAEARRRGIDVEYVIISALSRAMGADPAEIARAHMELATRYLQEAEALEDPVQAAERAYKAFEEAVKAAAVYLGLEEAGQAEREGRWKATTFFSAVRKLERKLGVEFRLAAHEAWFLHVEGFHEARLSLEEVREGIAYVKRGVELVAGILTTDAGSA, via the coding sequence ATAGCAGAGGCGAGGCGGAGGGGAATTGACGTGGAGTATGTGATCATTTCTGCGTTGTCTAGGGCAATGGGGGCTGACCCCGCCGAAATTGCAAGGGCCCACATGGAGCTAGCTACGCGATATCTCCAAGAGGCGGAGGCGCTGGAGGACCCCGTGCAAGCCGCCGAGAGGGCATATAAGGCCTTTGAGGAGGCGGTGAAGGCGGCGGCCGTATATCTAGGGCTGGAGGAGGCCGGACAGGCGGAGCGGGAGGGCAGGTGGAAGGCAACGACTTTCTTCTCCGCAGTGAGGAAGCTGGAAAGGAAGCTGGGCGTGGAGTTCCGCCTCGCCGCACATGAGGCTTGGTTTCTACATGTGGAGGGCTTCCATGAGGCTCGGCTCAGCCTTGAGGAGGTGAGGGAGGGCATCGCCTACGTGAAGAGGGGCGTGGAGCTAGTGGCCGGCATTCTTACGACCGACGCGGGTTCCGCGTAA
- the acnA gene encoding aconitate hydratase AcnA, translated as MQAEVFSLGGRTYRFYPLKSLEKEGYDVARLPYSIRVLLENVMRNLDGRDITMEHLERLAKWSPKAPEGEVALKISRVVMQDYTGVPAVVDLATMRDIVAKMGKDPSIINPQVPVDLIIDHSVQIDFWGSREALSRNIALEIERNRERYRFLKWAQQAFRNLRIFPPGTGIIHQVNLEYLAKVVMVDGDLAHFETLVGMDSHTTMINGLGVVGWGVGGVEAEAAMLGEPITIRVPRVVGVRLYGEPRPGVTATDIVLAVTEALRKVNVVDAFVEFFGEGVKKLSVPDRATIANMAPEYGSTTGLFPVDENTLSYLRATGRPEDHVALVKKYYELQGVFGGVESAEYSQVVDFDLSTVERHLAGPTLPWQKRRLSEVPKSFEEFLQERKKRPRKKVTIEVDGRNVEFGDGAVVIAAITSCTNTSNPYLLAAAGLLAKKAAQLGLKPPPYVKTSFAPGSRAVAEILERSGLQKYLDELGFNVAAFGCTTCIGNSGPLPEPVAKAIREHDILAAAVLSGNRNFEARVHPDVRAAYLASPPLVVAYALAGTVLKNLDEEPLAVTADGKPVYLKDLWPSPQEVVRTVEEWADPKIYVEKYGNIGELVPEWKALEAPSGQLYQWRADDTYIQPSPLFGEGVEVKDIKGARPLLVLGDSITTDHISPAGNITKDNPAGQYLMSLGVKPSDFNTFGARRGNWQVMVRGTFSSKGYRNKIGNLEGGLTVKFPEGKVMTVYEAAEAYKREGTPVIVVAGKNYGAGSSRDWAAKGPKLLGVKAVIAESFERIHRSNLTMVGVVPIQLPPGVTVDSLALDGSETIDIVGLSEGLAPGKELTIRIHRKDGRVDEIKAKAAVYTWAEVEYIKHGGILPYVLKRILERSAQQGS; from the coding sequence ATGCAGGCGGAGGTGTTTTCGTTGGGAGGCAGGACCTATCGGTTCTACCCCCTTAAGTCCTTAGAGAAGGAGGGATACGACGTAGCGCGACTGCCGTACTCCATTAGGGTGTTGTTGGAGAATGTGATGAGGAACCTTGACGGCCGCGACATCACCATGGAGCACCTAGAGAGGCTGGCCAAGTGGAGCCCCAAGGCCCCTGAGGGCGAGGTTGCGCTTAAGATATCCCGCGTGGTGATGCAAGACTATACGGGCGTCCCGGCTGTGGTTGACTTGGCGACTATGCGCGACATCGTGGCCAAAATGGGGAAGGACCCCTCCATAATCAACCCCCAGGTGCCGGTGGATTTGATTATAGACCACTCGGTGCAGATAGACTTCTGGGGGTCCCGCGAGGCCTTGAGCAGAAACATCGCGCTGGAGATAGAGCGCAATAGGGAGAGGTACCGCTTCTTGAAGTGGGCGCAACAGGCGTTTAGGAACTTGAGGATCTTCCCGCCGGGCACCGGAATTATACACCAGGTGAACTTGGAGTATTTGGCGAAGGTGGTGATGGTCGACGGCGATCTGGCCCACTTTGAGACTCTAGTGGGGATGGACAGCCACACGACGATGATAAACGGCCTAGGCGTCGTGGGCTGGGGCGTCGGCGGCGTCGAGGCGGAGGCGGCCATGTTGGGCGAGCCCATCACAATCCGCGTGCCGAGGGTGGTCGGCGTTAGGCTATACGGCGAGCCGAGGCCCGGCGTCACCGCCACTGACATAGTGCTGGCGGTTACGGAGGCCCTCCGCAAGGTGAACGTCGTGGACGCCTTTGTGGAGTTCTTCGGGGAGGGCGTCAAGAAGCTCTCTGTCCCCGATAGGGCCACTATCGCCAATATGGCGCCGGAGTACGGCTCGACCACCGGGCTGTTTCCGGTGGACGAGAACACTCTGTCCTACTTGAGGGCCACGGGGAGGCCGGAGGACCATGTGGCTTTGGTCAAGAAGTACTATGAGCTACAAGGCGTCTTCGGCGGCGTAGAGAGCGCCGAATACAGCCAGGTGGTGGACTTCGACCTCTCGACAGTGGAGCGACACCTCGCGGGGCCCACCCTGCCCTGGCAGAAACGGAGGCTCTCCGAGGTGCCCAAGAGCTTCGAGGAGTTCCTCCAGGAGAGGAAGAAGAGGCCGCGGAAGAAGGTGACGATCGAGGTGGACGGGCGCAACGTGGAGTTCGGAGATGGGGCTGTGGTCATAGCGGCCATCACCAGTTGCACCAATACCTCCAATCCCTATCTGCTCGCCGCGGCGGGGCTGTTGGCGAAAAAGGCCGCGCAGTTAGGCCTCAAGCCGCCGCCCTACGTGAAGACGAGCTTCGCGCCGGGGTCGAGGGCCGTCGCGGAAATACTGGAGAGGAGCGGCCTCCAGAAATACCTAGACGAATTGGGCTTCAACGTGGCGGCCTTCGGGTGCACTACCTGTATAGGTAACTCCGGCCCCCTGCCGGAGCCCGTGGCCAAGGCCATAAGGGAACACGACATATTGGCCGCCGCAGTGCTGTCTGGAAATAGGAACTTCGAGGCCAGAGTGCATCCAGACGTAAGGGCCGCCTATTTGGCTTCGCCTCCCCTAGTGGTGGCCTACGCGCTGGCCGGCACCGTGTTGAAGAACCTAGACGAAGAGCCGCTGGCCGTCACGGCCGACGGGAAACCGGTCTACCTAAAAGACCTATGGCCTAGCCCCCAGGAGGTGGTGAGGACGGTGGAGGAGTGGGCCGACCCCAAGATCTACGTGGAGAAGTACGGCAACATCGGCGAGCTCGTCCCTGAGTGGAAGGCCTTGGAGGCGCCCTCCGGACAGCTATACCAATGGAGGGCCGACGACACATACATACAGCCTTCTCCCCTATTTGGGGAGGGCGTAGAGGTGAAAGACATAAAGGGTGCCAGGCCGTTGCTGGTCCTCGGGGACAGCATCACGACCGACCACATATCGCCCGCCGGCAATATCACCAAGGACAACCCAGCGGGGCAGTACTTGATGTCGCTGGGCGTCAAGCCCTCCGACTTCAACACCTTCGGCGCGAGGAGAGGCAACTGGCAGGTAATGGTGAGAGGCACGTTCTCCAGCAAGGGCTATAGGAACAAGATTGGCAACCTCGAGGGGGGCCTCACCGTTAAGTTCCCAGAGGGCAAAGTGATGACGGTCTACGAGGCCGCCGAGGCCTACAAGAGGGAGGGCACCCCCGTGATAGTCGTAGCTGGCAAGAACTACGGCGCCGGGTCCAGTAGGGATTGGGCCGCCAAAGGGCCGAAGCTCCTGGGCGTCAAGGCCGTCATAGCAGAGAGCTTCGAGCGCATCCATAGGTCGAACCTAACCATGGTGGGCGTCGTGCCGATACAGCTACCGCCGGGTGTCACCGTGGACAGCTTGGCCCTAGACGGGTCGGAGACCATAGACATAGTGGGCCTATCGGAGGGCCTCGCCCCGGGCAAGGAGCTGACCATTAGGATTCACAGGAAGGACGGGCGCGTCGATGAGATAAAGGCGAAGGCCGCCGTATACACTTGGGCCGAGGTGGAATACATCAAACACGGCGGAATACTGCCCTACGTCCTCAAGAGGATTTTGGAGAGATCGGCACAGCAAGGCTCATAG